A window of Solanum stenotomum isolate F172 chromosome 9, ASM1918654v1, whole genome shotgun sequence genomic DNA:
aatttatatggcattgatagaatttaaagtgtgaaataattgttaattattgtaatagataatatggagtatttaagtcatttatagtatagtaattaatatataatatgtagtatttaagtggaaggtgatGGGACCCATTtatatagtttgataaatatattggatattagtagtgatttatagtatagtaattaataatatataatatgtagtatttaagtggaaggtggtcgggcccacttatatattttatatagtagGTATTGGATATTTGTAGTGATTTTATTGGAACAATGGTAGTAAACTAGTAAttcctagactcttctaatatatagtaatatagtaagtattggacatttgtaatgattttattgaaacaatagtagtaaatcctagactcttctaatatatagtaatGTAATCacaaacatttatttataaaaggagCATGAGGATATATGATTTATTAATGCAACATCTTAAGATATTTCAATACTTTTATTTAGGAACTATAGTTTGCTCATTTCATAAGATTGGTAagagttgagagagttttgataattttcaccAATTACGATACTTTAATGTTTATGAAAATACagcttaaaaaatttaaatcacatatctaaatataattttaatttcaatcaACATGATTTCAAATCACTGATCTCGAGTCGTTAATTTGAAATCATGTATCCTAACTAATCACCACATTGGGGTTAGTCAAACTTACAATTGTCACAAATGCTTGTAACAATGAAACATTATATTTTCTCCACAAAAAAGAAGAGTTtataaacaaattataaaatttaggGAGACATTGTAATTAACTCATCAATCCCACATGGTCTGATTTGAATATCCATAGATTTCTTGGACGATAATGATATGTCACAACACTGACGACGTGGCGCCCTAACCTGAAACATTTCAAggcaaaaaatattaaaagaaaaactttactttaaaatatataataatcaaACAAGTTTGTCAATAGTTCACAAGTAATTCAAATATGCATgagaaaaaagttttaaatttgcAAATATTGAATGATCAAACCAAATATTATTTGCAAAGTATTTGTAATCTTGACGAATTATTTTCCATAGATATCAAATAACTCGGTCCATCAAGACAAGAACATATGCAAAGAaattcacctttttttttgtttctgctGAAAATGGAACGTGAAACCTCATGATGCTCAACTTACGTCATTTATTTGATCACTAGGCCACACCCATTAATgtttttcaacatcaaaatgATTCAGcaggacaaaaaaaaaaaaaagaaaaatgacctATCGCCGGATgattttactatttatacaagatcaatattttttaggtatatagTAATTATTGATCAATCCCCTTAGCTTGTTGATGTGTTCCATtctattttaaattcttttactgaaaattctgattctccgactactaaaaataaatggaagaagcaaaataaaaaaatgatataaacaTAAATGTGTACCTGTCTAGTATTAGTATCCAACTTCCTAGAGTGGACTCTAATCTCTTCCAAATTCTTGATTACTTTATTGCCATCTTTTGTGCAAGTTTTTCCCACAACTCTATGCCTTGTATAATTACTCCAAACTTTATCTCCATTTGAATCAACACTATCCAAAAATGCAACCATTTTCTTGCAAGGTCCCCTAGATTCCACCTTTGTCTTAAACATAAAATATGGTTTTTTCTTATCTTTATCCCACGAATCAAACGATCTTAAAACTGTTATAAGCTCAGGGACTTTAATGTTGCCCTCGTATACTTGTATCGCGTAACCCCATGCCACTGCGATAGATAATGAATTTTTTCGATCGTAACAAATAGTTTGCTGTGATATTCTTGCAGGATCAACATTAGCAGCTTTGAAGAAATGCTGTAGAGCTTGAATTTTGGTCATGTTAGGGAACATTGATTGTACATCTTCTATATGATGAAGTGATAGTAATGGTGATAATGGATGTGATGAAAGCAATCCAAATAAATTTCCCCATAAATCATCctgacaataaaataaaaagagatgaaactattatttattacaaataagTAGAAATGTTTCAATAGATGAATATATAAAGCAAGATGTCATGAGGTGAAATTTTGTTATTAAAGTAATAAGATctagtagtttcaatttttttatataattaataaaatttaatattgtcTGCGCATCATATGGTTCTAATACTTATGAATTGGAAATATTTGAATAGTAAATAGGGAACAAAATAGATGTGGAGgctttaaaaataaagtaattgtTGGAGTTTTTGCTGAGATGcgttttaaaaaagttttttccCACATCAAAACAAGATCGACTATACTAGATTTAGTTAATacagaaacaaaaaattatatttttttttcatttttaaaatccTTCTTTCATAGATAATAACTAGTATTCCTCTGGATGGCGAAAAGTCCAAATCATAGCTGGGAGATAgccaaatttcaaaataaaagtgaaaaaataagtaaaattcaaaataaaagtgaaaaaataggtaaaaaatGTGAATGCTCCTGCACTATATTGATGACTTTTTGGCGATAGGATTGGGATTGGTCTCAAATATCATTTCTCGAGTTCATCACTCAAAAGATTACTCGACTTTACTCGACTATCCGAAAATACCTAATAAAATCATGTGCTTTTTAGTTTATaacataaaaatcatttaactttGTCAGGAGTGActcaatttctttaaaaatgaggCATCTGTCTTAGGCCTGAAAAATTGAAGGCTCAATTTTGTTATAAGCCTTTTTTAACAAAACAATATACTATAGTAGGagtatcttttaatttatttatctcttttttaATTCGTTTCGAAAcattaaaaaatgtttctttttttggtcatatttttaaatataacttCCACATGagatgtttaagaccacaagattaaaaatattattattattattattattattattattattatatatgtgtgtgtgtgtttagcttataggaaaaaaaattattaaaaagaaagaaagaattttgcaactcaaaaataaaaaataaaaaataaaaaattagattatgatttattttttacattaaaaCACTAATTAGCTTGAACCACCATTAAACTATGTTTATTCAAAACTTTTGGTGGTTGAATACCTATTTGTCCTCTAAATTAACTTCTTCgtctttttttttactattttaatataatgatatacttttttctctctttaatcTATATTATGGATCTCCATTCCAAATTAATTGAGATTAGTTATATGAACCATTCACACCTATATTTCGcactattttcaaaaatatcgttgataaaataagatttaaCAGATTTGATTATATCAAAGAAAAAGTCTTCCAAACAATGGATTATCTAAAGGAACAAGAAAAACACAGAAAGAATGATAtatcaacaaaaacaaattcaagatatcttataattaaattttgaattaattatttttacattagTGAATTTTTAACACACATATAAGTATTTATCAAAGTTCCTTAATTCTCCTGAATTTGTAACTagaatttgtatttgtatcattTAATCAAAGTTAGAAAGTAGTAATATATTGTCTTCTTTTTAAATTAGTTGtcatatttactttttaaaatttaatttgactcatttttaaaatttaattagattAAATTAGCTCAATATTATACTTAAAATTTTGGTTTTCGAAAACTTGTACGAAAATTAATACAAATTGCAACATTTCTCAtatcaatttgatgaaaaatcacattctaaaatatttgtcaaaattcGTATAATTTGACTCTTAGAAAGTAAGACATGACAACTAATTGGCGATGGGGTAACAATATTTTCATAACTAGAAGTAAAAGAGAGCAATAACATTAAAATGTTTTACTTACTTGATGAAAACCAGGTTCATGTGTTAAACTCACTCCAAGCTCAGCCAAACAAGAGAAAATCCTAGCATCACTTCCATAGAGACTTGGATATCTCATCAAACAAGAATCCAAAACCCTAGCTAAAACCATAGCCAAAGGTCGACTTATTGCATATCCACCACCACCAAATGccatatcaaaagaaaaataattattttgaacgtAACTCTCTGAATTAGACCCTATATAATACCATTCATTATGATCATATTTTTCCAACATCTTCACTAAATTATCCACAAAAAAAATCGTATCATCGTCTCCAAAAATGTACCATCGCACGTTAGAATCGTTACGCGCGACCACTTGTTTAATCATGTACGTTAGGCCAAGGGCATAACGTGCACCCGCACGATGTGTATATGGGAAGCGAGACATGTTTTCATAAATAAGAATCGATGGTAGATCAGAATTTTTCGGAGATTTATAATTTTCTGACAAAGGATGGTCTAGAAAGACGTAAGTTTTTGTAAAATTAGGTTTGTGCCATAAACGGATGAATTCTTTGCGTTTCGAAAAGGTTTTAGAGGAAGAAGCAATTGAGAACACAAGGTGGTTGACGGTGGTGGTGGTCGAAGATATATTTGTGATAGTGGTGGTGGCGGTGGCGAAGGCGGAGGAGAAAGAGGTTAATTGGTGGAGGATGGAAGAATGGTAATTGagagtaatgaaaaaaattgagataaaaataaatatcaaggAAAGGTCTTTGAAGCAAAATGTGTTTTTGAAAGCTGACATGTTTAATGTGATAAAAGAGTTTGAGTGAAGTGAAGTGACTTAACTGAAATGATTTGTTGTACATATTTTTTTGGGACAGATTCaatgtgtttgaaaatgtattttagTACAATATCTTGGTAGATCTGGTGAATCTTAGACTGGATTATAAATACTTATTATTATTCCTTAAAAGCACTTTTGGGGCCTATTTGGAAGGATCTAATAATCTATGGAATAAAATTTGGGTGCAGTTTGACTTGTTTGTTTGGTCATATAATTACTCTATTTGGTtaacataaaattgaataattacACTTTCTATATCTCAATGAAGGGGAATATACTATAATCAAATTTAGTGTAATTAATTACAGTTTGACTTATTTGTTTGGTCAAATAATTACTTGATTAGAAGAAAATTAGATCTAATTGAGAAGAGATAATTACCCTCCCTAATTCTTAAGGGGGGAGGGGGGTAGGTTGAGAATTGGGTAATATATTTCTTGTGATCCTATATAATTGttcgtattttttttattgatttcttatttcttaaaGAATGAGTCAATTCATTAACAAACTTGGAATAAAATGAGTGATGTTATAAAAGTAGAATTTTGTTGTTGAATGAGGTTTTagaattatatatgtttttcattttcttttgaatttttatttatttctttaatttatttatgttagaaTTTGATATGAgagtattatattaattattttgttcgTCAAATATCCACTCCTTGATGTCTTACaaatgtgaatatatataaattaatatattttcaaacaaCAATATGTATCGTAAATACCttatttaatatcatttataaagacatatatatgtcaaataataactttattttttttataattaaattaattaattgtataaCTACACTTATACAATCAAACGGTTATAACTACATtatgataaacaaatatatcATCGTACAATATCATGATTATAATTACtatattgtataattatgaCTACAGCAATTCTAATTAGCATGTAATTCCAAAAAGAGTACCCTTAACAAACTTTGTCTGATTACTCATCCCATAAATTATCGAGATACCtccttattttcattttaattgtttttttttcgcTTTTTTCAGACACATTAAGaagaacaataaataaaatttatttggttactaagttatttttatttgttagatTTGTTTTTGAGAATCAAGCAATATTATAAAGGGTAATAGTTAAAAACAATTGCTAATTTTTGTCTTAAATTTCTAGAGTAACAATTTTTTGGGACATTTATATTTAGCTATCAACCATTACAACAGAACTAAGAGTCTCTATGTTATATATACTACTAGTTTATATGGTCAAATCAATTAAATGCTAACAATGGCTACATGCATGTCCACAATAGTATATAATTTTAACCTCATAATCAGGGGAGGACCCACGTGGGTTCCAAGCAGAGGCGAATCCAAGATTTCAAGAAGATGGGTGCActattattttaaagataatatCTAAAATTGTAGGGAAAATGGCCTAATATTGCCCTCAACTTTGTGATTTAGACATGCACCTTGTTATGAAAGTTACTCATATATACCTCTAATGTCATACAAATAGCTCACCTATACTCTTTTCCTCTAACGAAtgcaaaaattaatattaaaaaaaataaattaacataggggtatatttgatccttgtcatatatttttttttagatttttttattcaacggctaatttgaatttattattttaatggtcaaatttatttattttcactaatttttattgtaaaatttattttagatgcCCCAAAAAAGTTATAGATATAAAAACTAAATTTCAATATAgctacaaaaataataatatttaaattccAATATagcccaaaaaaaaattgtttattttttcactttttccatTCATAGTTCTTTCTTTTGATTTCTCTTAGTTTGACACTAAAATGAacgaaaaaacaaagaaataagaaaaagaaactcaaaaaatgttaattaaataagttaaaaaataattcatgtgaaaataatcaaatatacgCCTATATggattttttataataaattattattttttatttccgtTAGATTTCCAAAATTTTACAGAGACAATAAATTAGCGAGCTAAAGAGAAGACGtttaattgaaatatatttttcttctattttatgcCTTGGCTAATTAAAGTTGTGATGccatttcttttattaattatataataaaaaagacctttttaaaaaaatggacaaatcgAGGGCGGGAGGGATTCGAATCAGCGACTACCACCCCGATAATAAGCCCTCCNaattattattttttatttccgtTAGATTTCCAAAATTTTACAGAGACAATAAATTAGCGAGCTAAAGAGAAGACGtttaattgaaatatatttttcttctattttatgcCTTGGCTAATTAAAGTTGTAATGccatttcttttattaattatataataaaaaaaaacctttttaaaaaatggacaaatcGAGGGCTGGAGGGATTCGAATCAGCGACTACCACCTCGATAATAAGCCCTCTGACCAGTGAACCATCTGGTCATTTTGGGCATGGGTTCCTTTAgctaatatttaatatatttttaagaattatacaaatgatatATCGAGTTTAGCCGGATGACCACGGGTTTCGGTGATCCAAATTTGACATTTAAATTTGCCCCTGATTCcaggggttcacccgaaccccctcggcaaaaaattacattgtatatataagatAAATTTTCTATAATTTTGAACCCTCTCAATAACAAGGAGAAGCTGATGGCGCAACGGCAAGTCCTTTGAAATTAAGCTTCATGTTACCAGTTCGAAACCCTGTGatagtgttttattttttcttttttagtttcaattttctttaaaatttttcaGTTCTGTTtttcaagtctttttttttttaataaaaaaaacgtGCTAAGTAtggttttaaacccaaaagaatttcaGTTACacatttatacttttatttttcaaaccccCTAAACAAAAATCCTGAATTCGTCACTGCTCATAATAGAACAATATACTTTATAAAGAAAATCGTCTAAAAACATAGGAAAGTATTATGTcgaacatataaaaaaaaaattaaaaaaaatcatgatttaataACTGCAAAAGTAAATGGAACAGTATATAACATTCGAATACACAAATTTATTACTACTAATGTTTATATCTTTTATAGAAGGAAGTGACGTCTCCGGTCTCACGTCTCCTTGTTCCGCCTatacttaatttattaatttgtacTCCGCGAAATTTATTGACAGACACTTAAAGTTTATATGAATTTTCATTTTAGATGTTTATCAATGAATTCCGTCTGTATactctctatttatattttaaccATCCGAGCAGTTATGAATTTGGACACCACAATGAAAATAGTGTACAATACAAGCAGATCACATAGTTTATATTCATCGGCTTAAATTCTCTTTATTGATAAAGATTACAGTGAAATGAataagatttttataactttaacTAAAAGTCTCAAGTTTGAGTCCCACATATAGAAAATCTTATTAAGGAACGCCTCAAATAAGCCCTACTCGAACAAATTCGAACTAGTCAGAATTCCAATACAAGTCTTTAGGGGAAAAAAAGGCTGAAAGCAAGGTACTTTGAAGTTCCAACAAAAGCTTAAGAAGGCAACTgcatacttttttaaaaagtaaataaattaacaGCACTCAAATTGCAAAACCACTCAATTATTTGCAATTTTAATATTACAAAGtgaaagttgaagaaaaaataattaaacaaatacaTTATTATGGGCAAACTTATTTACGACTCTTCACTGAAAagtcaaataaaaagaaacgaTGTTGATGTTCACATTTTGCAAACGATCTTCCCCAGGAACTTCCAAAACACATAATagtctttttttcttaatggaCTAATAGAGACGGAATTAAGATTTAAagtgtataattttattttttttgagttctAAATTAATATCTTATACTTATTGAGTAGATCtttgaaaatcaaaatcaaaataactGAATTCAACCGAACTTGTATCTTAAAAAAGACTAGCTTCGTCCATCAAAACTGATGGTGTATAATATACCAGATGTTAACTATGAAAGTGATACTATATTGTTTGCAACAAAAGCAGGATCAAAGAAAATGACATCCACAATTGACGATCCACGTCTAACAACAAACATTAACTAAAAAATCACAAGTGACATAAATCAATAATCGAGGTGAACCCAAAATTTAAAGACTTCGGGTGCACCACATATGATCTCTAAgctaaatttaaaatgaaaataacgaAATTTAGCACTCTAGCTAGATTGAAACCCTGATCTCGTCTGTAGTTTCTCTGCCTTGTACCAACAATACAAGAGCATTCATGTGCTTCTTATGGACGGAATGTTAATTATAGCTTAGTTTCTGTCAatttctcaatatatatatatatatatatatataattttttcccaAAGTTAACAGGTCTACGTACCCGACTACGGATCCACCTCACCTCTGATAATACTCTTTTAAGCCGTGGCCACTTGGTTAACGACATACTTTGGGACTCATATCCACCTGTCGTTTTGGTCCAACAGCCGTACGTGAGTTGTGATATATGAATCCCATCAAAATGATTTACTAATTTTTATTCTCatccgttttaatttatttgtcatacTAAAAGTAAAAGTgacttataattttataatcataaattaaagttatattttatatatatatatatatatatattataatattacctaattttataatcttaaacaTGTATGTGAAAAATTAAAACGAAAGAAACATTATTTTAGTTTAAGATGGACTAAAACAAAAAGTAGAATAAACAAATAGCATTTAATTAGTCGAGTCAAGTGTAAGATTTTCATTTCTTATTATAATATCAGACAATATTAGTTTACTCGATATTATGCCCATTATTATGCTTCAGATGTTCAAATCTAGTTATATCGaattgttaaaataaatataatcttCTCTTGATATAATCTTTAACAATTCTTACCTCGAACTAAACTATGAAATTAAGTTAGGCCAATTTCATTTCTTATCAATACCAAATTTCAATCActtcaagatttttttatttatttttttgccacTTCAAGATTTTTGATAGACAATAAAAAGGCTAGCTGTTGAAAAAATTCATGAGTGGAGCCAAATCAATTTTCCAGATGTACTAATTTGAGCCCATTCCAAGTCTCAACCACAGAATAAGATACTTGTTTCACAAggcaaagttttttttttcctttcctgtAGTTTCAGACACACAGCTCATCCATGCacgtttatgaattaaaaaaaaaaaacaatcagaATTCAGAATAAAAAGGTGTCTAATCAATTCTTTATAAcctaacaaaaagaaaaataaaagattgtCACATTGTGTGGATGTAAGGGTAGATGGGGCACGGACGAAGCAGACTAGGATTAAGAGGTTCATCTgaactttttcaataaaaaattctaattcatctgtctcaatttatgtgacttttcatttttcgagagtaaAACAGTTGAAGTTTGACGAGAAATTTGCGCGTGGAATCTTCaagtttaaatttatatatttgtaaactatataaaaagtgTTATAAGTCACaaaaattgacaattcaaaataattaaaatatatatgaaaaatttacggtcaaagatagacttatttgaatctcgaaattcgaaaaatatcacataaattgggacaaaaaaaagtgttgtttattcattaaaaattatagTGAATGTTAATTTTAAATACCATTTTTTCGTATTTactttttagattttgaatttttaaataaaatttattgtttgttgAACATTAAAAATTCTGAATATGCCTCCGAATTGAGGATTTTATGAACTAATCAGAAGGTGGGGTTCCATTGTTAATGACTTTAATTCTTGGCCATacaattcttctttctttaattCTAAGAATAAACTAACATGACTTACTAACCACTCATCAAAAAATATCATGGCTCATGACATTGTACAACCCCCACCCAAATACCCCAAACATCTCTTTACAAGTTTCGTGCCTTAATCAAGTACTAAGGGGGCATTTGGttcaaaacaaaattatttttgtaagattataatcatgaaatataattttacttttatagaAGAGAAGATTGTcgatatacatattttataataaataattagtattaGCTCATATTAACAATCAAACAGTGGATAAatactaattatttcaaatttaatattgGTATATATGGAATTTAGAGagtcattcaattttttttatatgatttttaaatattttaattattgtaatttataatattttttacttatttaattttttgaataaataatcgaatattttaagttgttaattattattctctttaGTCCTGTTAAGTGAATTGTTGAAATTCTTTTTATAGTCCAAAATAAGTGAACTGCTCAAcgttttaaaaaattgatgaaactTTTCTCCATGTTTACCCTTTATTTAAATGAAGCTTTTAGCTACTTTACATTTGCTAGGAGAAtagttttgaaataataataaaagtattaGTGAGTAGTTTTTTATTCatgtccttaaatattttttttaaggggTTATCAAACctcaacaattcacttaatatggacTTGAGAGGgtataatttatacaaattttaacataattttcaaatatataacagattaaaaaaagaaagtaagacaaataaattgaaacaaagagggtactaaaaatttcataaatatccTCGGCTAGAAACAGACATGCTGACGAACAGTTGCCTCATGCCTGCTTCTAATAGAAGTGGCCCCACACGCTTTGAGCAAATCACTCTTGATTGCAAGCACACAACTCAATCAGACATGTTGTTACAGGCTTATAGCCACTTATTAAAGTAgtaaaaatgcaatttatttatttattttattttttttgacaaattagCTAGAGTCCATCATTTCCACCCAATTTTTACCAATCAAACCCTTAagattctctctctctctcccttctttttcatttcttgcGAAAATCAAGACCATATTTAGCATTGGTGGATCCAAAGTGTAAATAGgttatcaaataaatattatatataaattttgaaatgtatatatacttttatttctatttatttttcacatacatacaaaatttaatatcaaaACATCAAAAGCATTATTGAATCTATCAATGTTTTATCCCGTCTTATTATTAAAGGTAACGAATAAAAATCAATAACAGAAGTGGTTTCTACAAGATCACAAAAACATGTTTATCATAATTAAAGTTAGTTAtagattattatttatattaaaaaaactcTTGTATTTAATTTACTTAATTAAGTCTAACCAAATAACCCAATATAAAAAGTAGATGTAAAAATTAGTCTAAAATAGTTAAATTGTGACCACTCTATATCCTATAGTGACAATGTTGTTTTCCTAACCACATTTTCCCCATGAGCATCGTGTTTAATTACAAACAAAGTTTCCCCAAAACATGTGGCAAATGAAACAAgaccccccaccccaccctccGATCACATCCCTTAATTAAAGATCTTAAATTCAAAccctaaaaataatttataatcttTATAAGTCTGTTTTAAGAGGCAAAGACAATTAATTTATACTAACATGtttagaaatataaaaaataattatataaaaaaataaaaaaatattcaacatATATTATAAATACTAGAATAATTGGAGTTAGTTATATTCAGTTGCTGCAATGAAAACTATTACTAGTTGCTTGTATTTAATTTACTTAATTAAGTCTACCAAAATAACCCCCAAAAAAGTATGTGAAAAACTAGTCTAAATTTGTTCCAACAGTGACCCATCTGCCCTACAGTGACAATGGTGTCTTTCTAACCACATTACTATTATTTTCCCATGAGCATCATGCTTAATAACAAACAAAGATACCCACCCTCCATTGAAAAACATGTGATGAA
This region includes:
- the LOC125876952 gene encoding uncharacterized protein LOC125876952; amino-acid sequence: MSAFKNTFCFKDLSLIFIFISIFFITLNYHSSILHQLTSFSSAFATATTTITNISSTTTTVNHLVFSIASSSKTFSKRKEFIRLWHKPNFTKTYVFLDHPLSENYKSPKNSDLPSILIYENMSRFPYTHRAGARYALGLTYMIKQVVARNDSNVRWYIFGDDDTIFFVDNLVKMLEKYDHNEWYYIGSNSESYVQNNYFSFDMAFGGGGYAISRPLAMVLARVLDSCLMRYPSLYGSDARIFSCLAELGVSLTHEPGFHQDDLWGNLFGLLSSHPLSPLLSLHHIEDVQSMFPNMTKIQALQHFFKAANVDPARISQQTICYDRKNSLSIAVAWGYAIQVYEGNIKVPELITVLRSFDSWDKDKKKPYFMFKTKVESRGPCKKMVAFLDSVDSNGDKVWSNYTRHRVVGKTCTKDGNKVIKNLEEIRVHSRKLDTNTRQVRAPRRQCCDISLSSKKSMDIQIRPCGIDELITMSP